The following DNA comes from Spirulina major PCC 6313.
CACACCGGGCATGAAGGAGGCGCGATCGGTGGTGTCGTGGCGGAGGGTGTAGAGTTGGCCCGGTGAGCCGAAGAGGATTTCTTGGTGGGCGATGAGGCCGGGGAGGCGGACGCTATGGATGCGGATATTTTCGTCGGCACAACTGCCCCGCGCTCCGGTGAGGTGTTCTGTTTCCTTGACACTGGCGGGGTTGTAGGGTTTGCCCAGTTCGGCGAGCATTTGGGCGGTTTTGATCGCGGTGCCGCTGGGGGCATCGGCTTTTTGGTTGTGGTGGAGTTCGATGATTTCCACATGGTCGAAATATTTGGCGGCTTGGAGGGCGGCCTGTTGCATCAGGATCACGCCGATGGAGAAGTTGGGGGCGACGATCGCGCCCGTACTGGCTTTTTCCGCGAAGGCGGCGAGGTCGTTGAGTTGCTCCGGGCTGAGGCCGGTGGTGCCCACGACGGGACGGACACCATAGGCGATCGCACTGCGCACATTTTCATACACACCATCGGGATGGGTAAAGTCCACCATCACCCCTTGCACCGGCTCTTGGGTCGCCAACACCAGCACACTTTGCAGATCATTTAAAATCGGCACTTCCACCGGCCCACAACCGGCCACAATTCCGGCATCTTCGCCCACCACATCGGGGGAACGATCCACCGCCCCAACGAGGTGCATCCCGTCCGCTGCCATGACGGCCTTGAGCACTTCGCGGCCCATTTTGCCCGCGACACCATTAATTACCACCGGAATTGAAGCTTCAGAGGTCATAGAAGATACGACTCAGTTAATCTGCAAGATTCCATTGTACAGGGGGGCGGCTAGCTATGAATTCGGGGTTCGGGGTGGAGGGTGCTGAGGATCTCACTTTCGGCGATCGCTAATTCTGATAATCGTGACTGCACCACCTCGCGATCAAAATAAGTGTCAGCTAACACCCAATAAATCCCATAATGGCGAGCCTCGGAAGCCATTAAACTCCGGTAAAATTCAGCCAGTTCAGGGTCGGGGCAATGGTCGCCCAAAAGGCCGAGGCGTTCATGCGATCGCGCTTCGATCAAACAGGACACCAGCAGAAAATCCAGCATCCGATCCGGTTCGTTGCGACGAATCAGCGATCGCAACGCTGCGCCATAGGGGGGCGCATTCAACGGCGCGAGGGGAATATTACGGCGATCCAGCCATTGATTGACGAGGGCAAAATGATCCAACTCTTCTTTAGCGATCGCGGTCAGCTTATCTAACAACACCCGGCTGGAGGGGTAGCGAAACATTAAATTCAACGCCGCTGAAGCTGCTTTGCGCTCACAATGGGAGTGGTCGAGTAAAATGGTGTCAAGGTTAGCAATGGCTTGGTCTAGCCAGGCTGTCGATGTTGGGTGCTGAAGAATTTGAATCGTGGTCACGAGGGTTACCGCTGATGCGATGGAGACGGAACGAAAAAGCGACAAAATTCGCGTTTCATTCCAACATAGAGGAATTTTGATAATTTTTGCGATCGTGGACTTAAAAAGAATTCTTCTGTCCTGTGGATGTCGTCAACGTTGTGAACAGAGCCTAAAAATATCAGATGCTCTTGAGTGAATAACCCTTTAAACTTGACAGCACTTGTGTTCCTACTGCCTGCACGGTACTCCCAACGCTTCAAATTCATGTCTCAGGTTGATCTATCGTCATTCCTTGCCCCATCGCTCGAAAATCTATGACCTTTCATCGCCCCAGTTCTGAATCCGAATCCCAACAGCGCCGCATCTTTATCGGAGATGTCCATGGCCATTACGATGCACTGATGATCCTGTTGGAGGCGATCGCGCCTAGCCGCACGGATCAGGTGTATTTTGTGGGGGATTTGGTGGATCGGGGGCCAAAAAGTGCCCAAGTGGTGGAATTTGTGAAATCCAACCGCTATCACTGCCTCTTGGGGAATCATGAACAAATGCTCCTCGATGTGGTAGATGCACGGGGCAACCAAGAGCATTCCCGCCAAGCCTGGCTCTATAGCGGCGGCAACATGACCCTCAACAGCTACGGCTCCAAAGGCGTTTTGCCGGAACATCTAGACTGGATGCGATCGCTCCCCACCCACCTCGACCTCGGCGATGTGTGGCTCGTCCATGCCGGCGTTGATCCCCGCATCCCCATTGAACAACACACCGCCGACCAATTCTGCTGGATTCGCGACGAATTTCACAGCAGCAAAGAACCCTTCTTTAAAAACAAACTGATCATCACCGGCCACACGATCACCTTCACCCTCCCCGGCGTGATGCCCGGCAAACTCGCCCAAGGCCCCGGCTGGCTCGACATCGACACCGGAGCCTATCACCGGCAAAGCGGCTGGCTCACGGGCCTCGACCTCACCCGCGAGCGCGTCTACCAAGTCAACGCCCGCCAACACCGCCTCCGCACCCTCGACCTCGCCGAAGCCACCACCACCATCAACCCCAACCGCATCTTCCCCCGCCGCATGATGATGCGTTGAGCGCTGCAACGATTAACGGGTCTGGTGGGGGCACTGATGGTGTCGGAATTTTATCAAGCCATTCTTGAAGAGGGTCGCCAAGTCCCGCCTGGGGTTTCAACCCCAGGCTAATCGCTGAAGTCGGCTAGAGCTTACGAAAATAGTGCGGGAGTTTTTCCTCTCCGTCAATTGATTGCGGGGATGAAAGACGACACGAGCGACTTGAGTCGCCCTCCTTGGGCGAGTGTCTTGTCTAGCTTAAAAAGGTGAGTTGTTATCCAGAGGAGTGAGCAGAGTCGAACCCCGGAGCACCAGACTTCGACTTCCCTCAGTCTTCAAGTTACTTGCCATCTGAGGCTAGACAGTCCACTAGTCATATCCAAGGATTTAAGGAGTGCGGGCATCTTGCCTGCTGCTCGTGATCCCCATTTTGCCCGCCAGTGGAGGGCGATCGCCCATCAATCCCGGTCAACCCGCACGAATCCCCCGGCGAGGCCCCGTTCTGGAACCCGTAGCCGGATATTTTGATTGGTGAGTTGATAGGTACAGGGGAGCGGTGCATCCCAACATAAACTCTGACCATCTGCCGGGACGAAATACGTCACATCGTTGCTGTGGCGCATGTCCAGATTCCTAAAATCATAATCCTCACTCAAGGCGGGGGGAACGAGCCAATTCAGTTGAATCGCGTGATTGAGCAGGGTATAGGTGGCGCGATAGTGTCGCCCCATCACCCCAAAGGACACCACCACCAAGGCCGCAAAGAAGATCAGCCGCGATCGCCGCTGGGCATGGAAAAATAACCACAGGGCGAAGAGTCCCGTGACGACGGCGATCGCTAAAAATGAAGACGACTGCGGCGCGAGCCAAGCGTTAGCGGTTCCGGCAACGACGATCACGGTGAGCGACCACCAGCGGGATGGTTGTTCGCAGTGACGCGCCAGATAGAATGCCGGTAAGAGGCTGCCATAGGCGGCTCCAAATCGCCAACTGGGTGCAGACGAATAGACATAGACCAACCCCAAAACCCCCAACAGCATGAGGTAGGGTTTGCCGGGAATGGGATACTGACGAGGGTGAGCGAGGAGCAGCCCCAGGGCGATCGCTGCACAGAGGGTTAAAAATATGAATTGACCTTCAAAATCCGTCCAAGGTAGCACCCAATCCCAGGGCTGGGCATCGATGGCGCGATCGCCGATCCAAAAATGCCATTGTTGAATGCTTTGATATTCCCAGAGGGCGATCGCTTTGCCCACACCCCAGGGCAGGTCAAAACAGAGGGCAGGGGAGGGGTAAAGGAGGCAGCCCGATGTAGTGAGGTTGAAGGCGAAAAGGGGCAAGACGAGCAGCGTCGGCAGGGCAACACCTCGGATGATTCGGGTGCGCCAGGGCGATCGCCCCTGACCGAGGTGGAACAGAAACGCCACAAACGCCAAGGGCAGCGCACTGGGTTTGAGGGCGATCGCCAACGCCATGATCAACAGCAGCAGCAGGGACGATTGATCCGCTGGGTGGGCAGGTTGGCGGGCAATCACCAAGATTAGCCAGGCCAGGATGAGGGTGAGAAAGAGCACCGGCTGATCGGGAGAGTTGCCAAAGGGAAGGGTTGACCAAAACAGGGTTGGAATCACGCAGCAAAAGGCGAGGCATAAAAACCAGTCGGTGAAGTGGCTGGTTTGGTTCATGATCCGACGAACAGTGATGGCGATGTGGCAGAGACCCCAACAGAGGACAAACCCGCCGGTGACTGTGCCCATTCGTTCGGTGAAGGGGCCGAAATGAAAAGGGGCAGCAAGGGCATACCAGGAGGAGTTGAGTCCAAAGCGGCTGTGAATCAGTGCAGTGCCGGGGACGGTTCCATAGTCGGAAAACCAGCGGATGATTTGGTAATGGTAGAGGCCGGTATCAAACCAAATGATGGTTTGGGAGGCGAAGAAGGCAACGATCGCACCAAGGCTGAGCAGACCCAGCCGCCACGGCCAGGGGAGGGCGATGATCCGGCACAGAGCCTGGCGCAGTTCCGCACGGCTGGGGGGATGGCGCAGGGCGATCGCCGCCCCCAACAACAGCACGATCGCCCCCACCCAAGGCGTGAGGGGCATCAGCAGGGAGAGGGTGAGCAACAGCCACGGGAGGATCAATAACCCGATCCAGAGGGCGAGGATGAAGCGATCGCCCCGTCGGGGAATCCGCACAATGGTAAAACCGTTCAACACCCTCACCCCAATGCTACTCGCCCCAAACCCTAAAATCAGCCAAGCCAGGAGAAGCGCAACCATAACACAATCAAACCGGGTGAGCGAAAGAGTCCGCCCTTAAGCATATCGTCTCATCTTGGCGGAATGGGCCGAATGGTGCGATCGCATTGTCCTAGGGATCGGTGTGGTGAGGGTCTGTCGTTGTTCACACGTTCCATGGGATACAGCTTGTTTAGAAATCATCACGTCCAGATCAGAAGCCCCTCGCCCAGTGGGAGCTAATCCTGTAGGGGTTTGGGGTGAGGGGAATGAACGAACAAGCTGTATTAAAATGACCCTCCGCATAAAATTTGAGAACGTGACCTAGATAATAAAGCGGTAGCCTCATTGTTTGGGCAGACACCCGCTTTGCTTAACCTGAATGGGTGAGCGGAAGACGAGGAACCCAAAACGATAGGGCATAGGATCGGGGAATGGGGCTAAAAAATCCCTCTTGATTCAGTTTAGTGTTCTAGTTGATAGGGAGTTTAAATGTCTGTGAGCCATGATCGTGAGCTTCCTTGGCCACCTCCTAAGCGTCAAGAGGATTTTGTGACTCAGTTTTCAGAATGTTTGTTTTTTGTGGAGCAAAACAATCGCACGGTTAGTCAATGGGGTGTGGAACTGCGGCTGAAACGAAACATGGTGAAGTTGAGTGCTCAGTATCCGAACTATGGCCGAGTAGATTGGCTCATTTATTTTATTCAGCGGGTGATCTCCAAAACAATGTCGTTCGGGGAACAGTCCCAAGCCCTACGGCATTTATGCTGTTTTTATCAGGTTGATTTTTATTATTTGGCGAAGCAGTGGTGGTTTAAAACGAAATGCCCCCAAGGGGTTTATGCCTGGACGGATTTGTTTGATGCGATCGCAACCCCATTTACAAACTTAGAAAAAGCACAAGTCTCCCTCAAGGACTTTGACCCCAAATACACGACCAAAAGCTATATCAATAAAATCTGTTATCGAGTGGGTCGAGACTGGCTGCGGCAAAAGTTTGGCGCACAGTTTGAAGCACAATTGGGTGCAGTGCAGTTGTTAGGGGATGCACAATCTCCGTCTGACGATGACCGGGCGTGGGCTGTACACCATAAAGCCGAGGAGTTGGCGTTAAAAGAACAGGCTATCCAAGCTGAAATGACTCAGTATAAAGTTGAGCAGCATCGTATTTGGCAGCGTGTTATTCAAAGTCTAGCGAACCTGGAGCAACAGCATCAGGCTCAACAGTTAAAAACCCTGCATCCTAGTCAGTTAACGCTGTGGGATGTGATGTCTATTGGGTATGGATTCAATATCGGCCAGTCCGGTGTGGATCAAATTCTGGCCGGTAATCATCAACGGGTGACCCAAAGCACAATTTGTCGCCGCCTGACATCCTTTAAAACACAACTTTTTTTAGAATGCCTCCATGAGTTTTCCCAGGAAATACAAGAAGGGCTTGGTCATTGTCTACCCAATGATGAAACTCATCCTGATTTTCAAAAAATTGCCAAAGCACAGCATAAAAAACTAGAGCCACTCTTAAGAACCTATTATCAGGACTGGATCTACTCAACTCTAATTAAGCCGAGCCTAACGAACGACTACACTGCAAGTATAACAGTAGAAATCATTACAGAAATAACGGTTGTTTTAAGTCACTGGTTGCAAAAAGAATTTGAACTGGTATTGAATCCAAGCTATTTAAGTAATGGGATGTGCAAAAAAATGCAGGCTGTTCTTGAGCTTTGGGCGCAAAAAATTCGGCAAGAGAATGGGTGATGCCCTTGTACTCGTCTAATTGTCTATGTGATATCAAGGAGATCAGAATGCTTCAACTTCAACACCCTATGACCTCTCAACCTGAACCGCTGGTTTTGGAGATTCCGCCGACGGCGATCGCCCATGCTGAGACGATGCTTGCTCAACAGTCCCACACCGCAGCAGCGTGGAGAGCCTATCGTCATCATGTGGTTCTGGTCACCCTGTGCCAATGGCTACAGTCCCATGGCCAAGAGGAGATCAGCCCCTGCTTGTCCCCAGAGCAACGGGCGGCCGTTTGGGAAGAGATTCCGGGGGTTGCTTTCGATTGGGGGGAAATTCGGTTCGTGCTCCTGGCGACCGAACGATTGCAGGCAGAACGGTTTGTGATTCCACGGGAATGGGTGGATCTACCGGATTTTGCGGGGGATTACTATCTGAATGTTGAATTGGATATCTACCCTGGGGAGAGTTGGTTAACCGTGACGGGTTATGCCACTCATCAAACGCTTCGCGAGCGGGGTCAGTTGAATGAGCCAGATTGTGTCTATGAACTGAAGCCGGAGGATTTGGTGACGGATCTGACGCTGCTGCTCTGCGCTCAACTGCTTTTTGGGAAGCGTCGCGCCCCTCTTGCGACCCTTCCTCTGTTGTCGCCGGAGGTGCAGGCTGATCGGCTCCAACTCTGTGGGGGTCAGTCTGAACCTCGCCTCAGTTTGCCTTTTGCCGAGTGGGGGGCTTTGTTTGTGCAGCCTCAGTGGCGATCGCAACTCTACCGCGCCCGGATGCAAGGATCTGACCCCGCCGTTGCCGGGACTCCTCTGCGCCAATGGTTCGGCGCGGTTGAAGCGAAGGTCAAGCAAGCCGTTACGCAAAGCTGGCAAACCTTAGAGGTGCTCGCGGCCGATTGGCACAGTACCCAACCGACCTTAGCCTATCGTTTTGGGGGGGACTATCGCCGCAATACCAGCACTCGATTTCCGGACGCGGTTCCGGGCGTATTGGATGTGCTCCGCACCTCGCCCGATAAGGAAACTCAACTTTCGGCGATCTATCTCTTAGGGCAAATCGGCCAAGGGGATCGGGAGGCGATCGCGACCCTGGCCACCCTCCAGCACACCGCCTCCGACATCGAGTTACGCCGTCAGGCTGCCGTTAGCCTGGGCAAGATTGAACCCACCCATCCCAATGCCGGTGTGCGGCGCGGCAAAATTCTTGATCTGGGGCTGCGTTTGGATGAAACCCCGATTCTGTTAGTGCTAACCTTGTTGCCAGAAGCCGAGGAGACCAATATTCAAGTGCAGGTGCGCTCCGTCCGTGATGGCGAGAGTTTGCCTGTGAATTTGCAACTTGTCATTACCGATCCGGCGGGAACTGTGTTTCGAGAGGAGCGATCGCGCCAACACACCCAACGCTTGCAAATTGCCTTCACAGCACAAACAAACGACCAGTTTGGAGTCCAAATCATCCTCGACGATCAGCACGTCAGCGAACTGTTTACGGTCTAGGGAACAAAACCTCATGCTTGATTCCACACAACAGGTCATCTTCCGATTCAGCACCGGTACTCTCGATCAGCAAGGATTCAGCATCAACGCCGAAATCCACACAGCCAGCGAGCACCTCGAAACCGATGCCACCCTCCCCCCCCACCCCGCCTTACAATCCGCCTATGAGCAACTACGAGAGCGTTACCAACAGCAATGTTGCGGCCCTGCCGCAAGTTTTCGCAGCCTGAAATTCCTCAATGAACCGACCCATCTGTCGATTCGAGACACCTGTAACGATCTCACCCAACACCTTGATACATGGCTAGAGTCCCCAGAATTTAAACCGATCCGCGAAGACCTATTGCACCATCTGAATCCTGCCCAGCCAGTACGCTTCTTGATCCGAACCAACAACGCAACCCTGCAATGGCTCCCCTGGCACTTTTGTCATTTATTGAATCGCTATCAATATGGAGGCATTGCCCTATGTCTCCCGCAGCGATCGCACCACATCCCCCCCCAAAACCTCAAACCCTTCGTCCGCGTTCTCCCGATCCTCGGCGACAGCACCGGCATCGACATCCAAGCCGACCTTGAACTCCTCAAAGACAAACTCCCCCATGACGCACAAATCCTCGACCCCCTCATCGGCATCACCTGCGCTGAATTAGGCGAAAAACTCTGGCAAGCCGAAGCCGACATCCTCTTCTTTGCCGGACACAGTTCCAGCACAAACCCCAGAGGAGTGGGCGAACTTTATCTCAATAAAACCGATCGCGTCACCATCAGTGAACTCCGGAACGCCCTCACCAAAGCCATTCAGAAAGGCTTAAAACTCGCCATCTTTAACTCCTGTGATGGCCTCAAACTCGCCGCCGACCTCGCTGACCTCAATCTCCCCGCCACCATCGTCATGCGAGAACCCATCCCGGACACAGCCGCCCAATTTTTCCTAGAAGCCTTTCTCACATCCTTCGCCGACCCAGCACACCCCAAACCCATCTCCCTCGCCGTCCGTGAAGCCCAAGAACGTCTCCAACACCTAGAACAAGACTTTCCCTTTGCCAGTGGTTTACCCGTATTGTGCCAACAAACCGATTCCCCCGATCTAACCTGGCAAGACTTGCGAATTAACAAACTAGAGACTCAAACTAAACCAGCTCAACCGGCACAGACATTCACCGTGTCAGGCATTAGATTAAGGTACGCTCTAATCAGTATTCTGAGCATTTTGATGGGTTGTTTATATGGGTTTGTTCTCAGTCCACAGCTTTCTAGCTATTTTTCTCGACAAAGTTCTCGATGTATCAATCAAGAAGATTTGAATTGTGCAATAAAAAGCTTGAATTTTGCCCTATTTTTTAACAAATATAACCCTGAAGCTTTAGTTAATATGGCTTATTACTATGCACTTGTGCAGCAACCCGATAAAGTAGATCATTATCTCGATTTGGCGATCGATCAAGGCAGTTCGGTCGCTTGCAATAACAAAGCATTTCGGTTAATGGAAACAAAGCAGTATGATCACGCTGAGTCACTTCTATATACTTGCCAAGAGATGAAGAGTGAGTCCATCTTACTTGATTATGCGATTCACAAAAATCTGGGATGGATTAACTTGCTACAAGGCCAACATGATGAGGCTAGACAATATCTCTTGGGTGCGCTCTCTCAATACGAGAGTGGGGTCGCCGCTCACTGCTTGTTAGCACAAGTTGAAGATGCACAGCAGATCTCTCATTTAACCGAGCGAGCGATTGAGTATTGGGAGTATTGTCGAGATCATGCTGATCCTAAATACCCAGAAGAGTTAGAGTGGAAAAAAATGTCTGAAGAACGTCTTAGCAGCAGCTTAAAGTGATTCACGGGCTAACTGAATTCACCGATTGATTTTGTCCATGCTTCAATAATAAAATACATAATAGAGTTCATGAAAAAGATCAATTTTTTTCTTATTTTTTTATTTGCGATCGCAGCAACTATATTCAATACACCTGAGAATATTTTTTCACAACAATCCTTTACTTTGGCTCAACCTGAAAATCAAAAACGCTGTGAAGAAACGATAGGCTGTCCTAGAGGGGATAAACCTAGTATTGTCAGTCCACGCAATGGATTGATTTTAGATCATCACCATTTTGTGATTTTTTGGCATGCCGTCGATGGGGCAACCCATTACACCTTAAAAATTCCAGAATTGAACATTCTAGAACGATTAGAAACTACCTCATTCACACATTCAACAGAGCAGTTGGAACCGGATGAACGATATGAAATTAGAGTAATAGCTCATGTTATTCAAGGGAATCAAAGCTTACAATTTGAAGATCGGATTCTGTTTGGAATCATTTCCCCAGAACAACAGACACAAGTTCAGGGACAAATTGAAGCAATTACACAGCAAAATCTAGACTCAAAAGCCACCGTATTAGCCACTGCTCAGGTTTATCAATCAGCATTACTATACAACGATGCAATCAATATTCTCACCCAATATGTGAAAAATGTAGGTGCAGATGCCCAGATTTATCATAAACTCGCTGAACTGTATGATATCATCCGCCTCCCAGAAACAGCGATATATTACACAGAGTTGGCTAACACATTAGAGCCAATTACCCAGTAAAATAAACGGCGACCAATAATAAGGGGATAAGTACCCTAATTCCCTGATATATTGCTGGGCTATTTTCAGGGCATACGCTTTGCCTTGCTCTGGCTCAGTTTTTAGTATTTCGTAGAACTTAATCATGAGTTGTGCTGTTGCCAAATCATTCACATTCCATAAACTCGCAACGGTACTTCGTGCCCCGGAGCGAAGTGCAATACCCGCCATCCCTAAAGCTGCACGGTTATTACCTTGAGCCGTTTGACAAGCACTCAAAACTAAGATTTCAAGATCCTGTTTCCAATATAAGGTGGCTTCTTGAAAGATGTCGGCTAACTCGTTTAAGTTGAGTTGGCTGTCATAGGTAATCAACGATGTCTGATTAGGGTTAGAGCTAAAAGTTCCATGGGTTGCAATGTGAACGATGGGAAATATTTTAGAAATCATCATTTTCTGGAGAGTGACAGTTGTGAAGTTTTCATTACGCAAATCAGTAACAGA
Coding sequences within:
- the dapB gene encoding 4-hydroxy-tetrahydrodipicolinate reductase, with the translated sequence MTSEASIPVVINGVAGKMGREVLKAVMAADGMHLVGAVDRSPDVVGEDAGIVAGCGPVEVPILNDLQSVLVLATQEPVQGVMVDFTHPDGVYENVRSAIAYGVRPVVGTTGLSPEQLNDLAAFAEKASTGAIVAPNFSIGVILMQQAALQAAKYFDHVEIIELHHNQKADAPSGTAIKTAQMLAELGKPYNPASVKETEHLTGARGSCADENIRIHSVRLPGLIAHQEILFGSPGQLYTLRHDTTDRASFMPGVILAIRKVTELKTLVYGLEKVL
- a CDS encoding tRNA-(ms[2]io[6]A)-hydroxylase, which translates into the protein MTTIQILQHPTSTAWLDQAIANLDTILLDHSHCERKAASAALNLMFRYPSSRVLLDKLTAIAKEELDHFALVNQWLDRRNIPLAPLNAPPYGAALRSLIRRNEPDRMLDFLLVSCLIEARSHERLGLLGDHCPDPELAEFYRSLMASEARHYGIYWVLADTYFDREVVQSRLSELAIAESEILSTLHPEPRIHS
- a CDS encoding metallophosphoesterase family protein, with amino-acid sequence MTFHRPSSESESQQRRIFIGDVHGHYDALMILLEAIAPSRTDQVYFVGDLVDRGPKSAQVVEFVKSNRYHCLLGNHEQMLLDVVDARGNQEHSRQAWLYSGGNMTLNSYGSKGVLPEHLDWMRSLPTHLDLGDVWLVHAGVDPRIPIEQHTADQFCWIRDEFHSSKEPFFKNKLIITGHTITFTLPGVMPGKLAQGPGWLDIDTGAYHRQSGWLTGLDLTRERVYQVNARQHRLRTLDLAEATTTINPNRIFPRRMMMR
- a CDS encoding LIC_10190 family membrane protein, encoding MVALLLAWLILGFGASSIGVRVLNGFTIVRIPRRGDRFILALWIGLLILPWLLLTLSLLMPLTPWVGAIVLLLGAAIALRHPPSRAELRQALCRIIALPWPWRLGLLSLGAIVAFFASQTIIWFDTGLYHYQIIRWFSDYGTVPGTALIHSRFGLNSSWYALAAPFHFGPFTERMGTVTGGFVLCWGLCHIAITVRRIMNQTSHFTDWFLCLAFCCVIPTLFWSTLPFGNSPDQPVLFLTLILAWLILVIARQPAHPADQSSLLLLLIMALAIALKPSALPLAFVAFLFHLGQGRSPWRTRIIRGVALPTLLVLPLFAFNLTTSGCLLYPSPALCFDLPWGVGKAIALWEYQSIQQWHFWIGDRAIDAQPWDWVLPWTDFEGQFIFLTLCAAIALGLLLAHPRQYPIPGKPYLMLLGVLGLVYVYSSAPSWRFGAAYGSLLPAFYLARHCEQPSRWWSLTVIVVAGTANAWLAPQSSSFLAIAVVTGLFALWLFFHAQRRSRLIFFAALVVVSFGVMGRHYRATYTLLNHAIQLNWLVPPALSEDYDFRNLDMRHSNDVTYFVPADGQSLCWDAPLPCTYQLTNQNIRLRVPERGLAGGFVRVDRD
- a CDS encoding DUF1822 family protein, with protein sequence MTSQPEPLVLEIPPTAIAHAETMLAQQSHTAAAWRAYRHHVVLVTLCQWLQSHGQEEISPCLSPEQRAAVWEEIPGVAFDWGEIRFVLLATERLQAERFVIPREWVDLPDFAGDYYLNVELDIYPGESWLTVTGYATHQTLRERGQLNEPDCVYELKPEDLVTDLTLLLCAQLLFGKRRAPLATLPLLSPEVQADRLQLCGGQSEPRLSLPFAEWGALFVQPQWRSQLYRARMQGSDPAVAGTPLRQWFGAVEAKVKQAVTQSWQTLEVLAADWHSTQPTLAYRFGGDYRRNTSTRFPDAVPGVLDVLRTSPDKETQLSAIYLLGQIGQGDREAIATLATLQHTASDIELRRQAAVSLGKIEPTHPNAGVRRGKILDLGLRLDETPILLVLTLLPEAEETNIQVQVRSVRDGESLPVNLQLVITDPAGTVFREERSRQHTQRLQIAFTAQTNDQFGVQIILDDQHVSELFTV
- a CDS encoding CHAT domain-containing tetratricopeptide repeat protein — protein: MLDSTQQVIFRFSTGTLDQQGFSINAEIHTASEHLETDATLPPHPALQSAYEQLRERYQQQCCGPAASFRSLKFLNEPTHLSIRDTCNDLTQHLDTWLESPEFKPIREDLLHHLNPAQPVRFLIRTNNATLQWLPWHFCHLLNRYQYGGIALCLPQRSHHIPPQNLKPFVRVLPILGDSTGIDIQADLELLKDKLPHDAQILDPLIGITCAELGEKLWQAEADILFFAGHSSSTNPRGVGELYLNKTDRVTISELRNALTKAIQKGLKLAIFNSCDGLKLAADLADLNLPATIVMREPIPDTAAQFFLEAFLTSFADPAHPKPISLAVREAQERLQHLEQDFPFASGLPVLCQQTDSPDLTWQDLRINKLETQTKPAQPAQTFTVSGIRLRYALISILSILMGCLYGFVLSPQLSSYFSRQSSRCINQEDLNCAIKSLNFALFFNKYNPEALVNMAYYYALVQQPDKVDHYLDLAIDQGSSVACNNKAFRLMETKQYDHAESLLYTCQEMKSESILLDYAIHKNLGWINLLQGQHDEARQYLLGALSQYESGVAAHCLLAQVEDAQQISHLTERAIEYWEYCRDHADPKYPEELEWKKMSEERLSSSLK